In one Vicinamibacterales bacterium genomic region, the following are encoded:
- a CDS encoding DinB family protein, with translation MAVRDELLELAAHMEWADALVWSTTLQSGPARADERVKGWLHHMHTVQLAFPAIWRGGQPQLVSVASFTDMPALGAWGRGAHAGFQSFLVSADDAALAATIKLPWAGRAIERPDAVAHPTLAETARQVAMHTMHHRGQVNARLRELGAEPPLVDYIAWIWRGRPAPPWPRNIPAPTPAD, from the coding sequence ATGGCCGTCCGCGACGAGTTGCTCGAACTGGCCGCACACATGGAGTGGGCCGACGCCCTGGTGTGGAGCACCACGCTGCAATCCGGCCCGGCACGCGCCGACGAGCGCGTGAAGGGCTGGCTGCATCACATGCACACGGTGCAGCTCGCGTTCCCCGCGATCTGGCGCGGCGGACAGCCTCAGCTCGTGAGCGTGGCGAGCTTCACCGACATGCCGGCCCTGGGGGCCTGGGGCCGAGGGGCCCACGCGGGATTCCAGTCGTTCCTGGTCTCGGCCGACGACGCCGCGCTGGCCGCGACCATCAAGCTGCCCTGGGCGGGGCGGGCCATCGAGCGGCCGGACGCCGTGGCGCATCCCACGCTGGCCGAGACGGCCCGCCAGGTGGCCATGCACACCATGCACCACCGCGGCCAGGTGAACGCACGGCTTCGCGAGCTCGGCGCCGAGCCGCCCCTCGTGGACTACATCGCCTGGATCTGGCGCGGACGCCCCGCGCCGCCGTGGCCGCGCAACATCCCGGCGCCCACGCCCGCCGACTGA
- the mltG gene encoding endolytic transglycosylase MltG: MAKWLLRLSLVAVVGLGAAAGGAWWLREQARSPYRGFSGDHVFVDIPSGTGPRSIGARLAAAGVVRDERTFRVALWLTGRARDLQAGEYRFEGAHSAVDIALVLARGAIYTQPITFREGLTIAEMAEVFAQSGLGPTGAFRAAAGDASLIRDLDPEAEDLEGYLFPDTYPVPRRVAAGTLVAQMVRGFRAALTPDLIARAAADGLTVRQVVTLAALVEKETARDAERPLVAAVYRNRFRIGMGMQADPTVIYALQRAGKWDGNLSRDDLQFDSPYNTYRYGGLPPGPIAAPGRRALEAVVSPAAVDYLYFVSRNDGTHVFSRTLAEHNRNVYEWQVKYFRDRRARARLDAQDPSGR; this comes from the coding sequence GTGGCTAAGTGGCTCCTCCGGCTGTCGCTCGTGGCCGTGGTCGGACTCGGCGCCGCCGCCGGCGGCGCGTGGTGGCTGCGCGAACAGGCGCGGTCCCCGTACCGCGGGTTCTCCGGCGACCACGTCTTCGTGGACATCCCGTCCGGCACCGGCCCGCGGTCGATTGGCGCGCGGCTGGCGGCGGCGGGCGTCGTCCGCGACGAACGCACGTTCCGCGTGGCGCTCTGGCTGACGGGCCGTGCCCGGGATCTGCAGGCCGGAGAGTACCGGTTCGAGGGCGCCCACAGCGCGGTGGACATCGCCCTGGTCCTCGCGCGTGGGGCGATCTACACCCAGCCGATCACCTTCCGTGAGGGGCTGACGATCGCGGAGATGGCCGAGGTCTTTGCCCAGAGCGGCCTCGGGCCGACCGGGGCCTTCCGCGCCGCGGCCGGGGACGCGTCGCTCATCCGGGACCTCGACCCCGAGGCCGAAGACCTCGAGGGGTATCTCTTCCCCGACACGTACCCCGTGCCGCGTCGCGTCGCGGCGGGCACCCTCGTCGCGCAGATGGTTCGTGGCTTCCGCGCCGCTCTGACGCCCGACCTCATCGCCCGGGCCGCGGCAGACGGCCTGACCGTGCGCCAGGTCGTGACGCTGGCGGCCCTGGTGGAGAAGGAGACCGCCCGGGACGCCGAGCGTCCGCTCGTGGCGGCCGTCTACCGCAACCGCTTCCGGATCGGCATGGGCATGCAGGCCGATCCCACCGTGATCTACGCCTTGCAGCGCGCCGGCAAGTGGGACGGCAACCTGTCACGCGACGACCTGCAGTTCGACTCGCCCTACAACACCTACCGATATGGAGGGCTGCCGCCCGGACCGATTGCGGCCCCGGGCAGGCGCGCGCTGGAGGCCGTCGTCTCGCCCGCGGCGGTCGACTACCTCTACTTCGTCAGCCGGAACGACGGCACTCATGTGTTCTCCCGCACGCTCGCCGAGCACAACCGCAACGTCTACGAGTGGCAGGTGAAGTACTTCCGCGACCGGCGTGCCCGCGCCAGGCTCGACGCGCAGGACCCGTCGGGCCGCTGA
- the ruvX gene encoding Holliday junction resolvase RuvX: protein MRALGIDYGARRIGLALSDASGTLASPLTVLERPRSERETVRLVSETIGRLSAEDDGLAAVVVGWPRRLDGSPNDQTPIVEAFARALGAVTSVPVVLQDERLTSHEAETRLAVRERDWRARKRKLDAAAAAVVLQDYLDARPRG from the coding sequence GTGCGGGCCTTGGGCATCGACTACGGCGCTCGCCGGATCGGGCTCGCCCTGAGCGACGCCAGCGGAACGCTGGCGAGCCCGCTCACCGTGCTCGAACGGCCGCGGAGCGAGCGCGAGACCGTGCGGCTCGTCAGCGAGACCATCGGCCGATTGTCCGCGGAGGACGACGGGCTGGCCGCCGTGGTGGTCGGCTGGCCGCGGCGGCTGGACGGCTCACCCAACGACCAGACGCCCATCGTCGAGGCGTTCGCCCGGGCGCTCGGCGCCGTCACCTCCGTACCCGTCGTGCTCCAGGACGAGCGGCTGACCTCGCACGAAGCCGAGACCCGTCTGGCCGTGCGCGAGCGGGACTGGCGGGCGCGGAAACGGAAGCTCGATGCGGCCGCCGCCGCCGTCGTCCTCCAGGACTACCTCGATGCGAGGCCCCGTGGCTAA
- a CDS encoding peptidoglycan DD-metalloendopeptidase family protein produces the protein MSKRLPRTWRMVILAAAFGPGAVAAWAQGTPGQVPPVDPLPVPPVAAAPAAGALSAEDAAALTQRATDRIRALQRESDQLAAQSRTVLGQLRQLEVTQALRTEELGTVTARLTAVNEKVAASEARVAELERQRVSRTPALEARLEALYKRGGTDGYVRLLLQTMEGRDLARASRGVVALARVEELRIAAHRKLLTEEQAARDQLASEQRQVARLQAEAANLEAEARRAVSARTRLLDDLDKRRELTAQYVGELDQARQRLQSTLGGLPAGGAVDLPIRPFHGDLPWPIRGNVLTRFGRAPSSFGTAIQRNGIEIGTAIGSPVRAVHGGTVAYAAPFTGFGLLVILDHGDNAFSVYGHLSSTALQPGAVVARDEVVGTSGATPDGQPATYFELRIDGRPVNPVQWLKPVP, from the coding sequence ATGTCGAAACGGCTGCCGCGCACCTGGCGTATGGTCATCCTCGCGGCCGCGTTCGGCCCCGGCGCCGTCGCCGCGTGGGCGCAGGGCACGCCCGGTCAGGTGCCGCCCGTCGATCCACTGCCGGTGCCGCCGGTGGCCGCCGCGCCGGCGGCGGGTGCGCTGTCGGCCGAGGACGCCGCGGCGCTCACGCAGCGCGCCACGGACCGCATCCGGGCGCTGCAGCGCGAATCCGACCAACTGGCCGCCCAGTCGAGGACGGTGCTCGGGCAGCTTCGCCAACTCGAGGTCACTCAGGCGCTCCGGACAGAGGAACTGGGCACCGTCACCGCCCGCCTGACCGCCGTGAACGAGAAAGTGGCCGCGTCGGAGGCCCGGGTCGCGGAACTGGAGCGGCAGCGCGTCTCGCGCACACCCGCGCTCGAAGCGCGGCTGGAGGCCCTCTACAAGCGGGGCGGCACCGACGGCTACGTCCGGCTCCTGCTGCAGACGATGGAGGGCCGTGACCTGGCGCGGGCCTCCCGGGGCGTCGTGGCACTGGCCCGCGTCGAGGAGCTCCGTATCGCCGCGCACCGGAAGCTGCTGACCGAGGAACAGGCCGCCCGCGACCAGCTGGCCTCGGAGCAGCGGCAGGTCGCGCGTCTCCAGGCCGAAGCCGCGAACCTCGAGGCCGAGGCCCGGCGGGCGGTGTCGGCCCGGACGCGACTGCTCGACGACCTCGACAAGCGGCGGGAGCTCACGGCGCAGTACGTGGGCGAGCTCGATCAGGCCCGGCAGCGGCTGCAGTCCACGCTGGGGGGCCTCCCCGCGGGCGGCGCGGTGGACCTGCCCATCCGGCCCTTCCACGGCGACCTGCCCTGGCCCATCCGCGGGAACGTCCTGACCCGGTTCGGGCGGGCGCCGAGCAGCTTCGGCACCGCCATCCAGCGCAACGGCATCGAGATCGGGACGGCCATCGGCTCGCCGGTTCGCGCCGTCCACGGCGGCACGGTGGCCTACGCGGCGCCGTTCACGGGCTTCGGCCTCCTGGTCATCCTGGACCATGGCGACAACGCCTTCAGCGTGTATGGGCACCTCTCCAGCACGGCCTTGCAGCCGGGGGCGGTGGTGGCCCGGGACGAAGTCGTCGGCACCTCCGGCGCCACGCCCGATGGCCAGCCGGCGACCTACTTCGAGCTGCGCATCGACGGGCGTCCGGTCAATCCCGTACAATGGCTGAAACCCGTGCCATGA
- a CDS encoding S41 family peptidase → MTSRLRALILAVSLPVLAFAVVGGFLGRDAAAQGDSYRHLRIFEDVVTLILNNYVEEVDVDKVMHGAMHGLADGLDPDSAYLDAEQMKFVAAPDSGLADPGLQLTRQYYLRVIAARDGSPAAHAGLRPGDYIRAIDGQSTRDTTVFEGMRLLHGKAGTKVTLTILRGSAAEPHEVELVREAPPALGVKGRILSAGVGYVRVAEFTKATAGQLRSETTALTKQGATRVVVDVRGTATGDLDLGYDAARLFVPSGVLGYSQARGHDKVPVAAKAGDGALTVPLALVTDLGTSGAAEVFAAALSGNKRATLVGERTLGRAGRQKVVKLPDGSGLLLTNVLYLGPSGTSLHERGVPPDVAVDVPTVDFGVEPTPGDPALDKAVETLKAEKKAA, encoded by the coding sequence ATGACGTCCCGCCTCCGCGCCCTCATCCTAGCCGTCTCGCTTCCGGTGTTGGCCTTCGCCGTGGTCGGTGGGTTCCTGGGGCGCGACGCCGCGGCTCAGGGAGACAGCTACCGGCACCTGCGGATCTTCGAAGACGTCGTCACCCTCATCCTGAACAACTACGTCGAGGAAGTGGACGTGGACAAGGTGATGCACGGCGCCATGCACGGACTGGCCGACGGCCTCGATCCCGACAGCGCCTATCTCGACGCCGAGCAGATGAAGTTCGTGGCGGCCCCGGATTCCGGGCTGGCCGACCCCGGACTGCAACTGACGCGGCAGTACTACTTGCGAGTCATCGCGGCGCGCGACGGCTCGCCGGCCGCGCACGCCGGTCTGCGGCCTGGCGACTACATCCGGGCCATCGATGGACAGTCGACGCGCGACACGACGGTGTTCGAGGGCATGCGCCTGCTGCACGGCAAGGCCGGCACCAAGGTGACGTTGACCATCCTGCGGGGCAGCGCCGCCGAGCCGCACGAGGTCGAGCTCGTGCGCGAGGCGCCGCCGGCGCTTGGCGTCAAGGGCCGCATCCTGTCGGCGGGCGTCGGATACGTGCGGGTCGCGGAATTCACGAAGGCCACCGCCGGACAGCTGCGGTCCGAAACGACCGCGCTGACCAAGCAGGGCGCCACCCGCGTGGTGGTGGACGTGCGGGGCACCGCGACGGGCGATCTCGATCTCGGCTACGACGCGGCCCGGCTCTTCGTGCCGTCGGGGGTGCTCGGCTACTCGCAGGCGCGGGGCCACGACAAGGTGCCGGTGGCGGCCAAGGCCGGCGACGGCGCGCTCACGGTGCCGCTGGCCCTCGTCACCGATCTGGGGACATCGGGCGCCGCCGAGGTCTTCGCCGCGGCGCTGTCGGGCAACAAGCGCGCGACCCTCGTCGGCGAACGGACGCTCGGGCGGGCCGGTCGCCAGAAGGTCGTGAAGCTGCCCGATGGCTCGGGCCTGCTCCTGACCAACGTCCTGTACCTCGGGCCGAGCGGCACGTCGCTCCACGAGCGCGGCGTCCCTCCGGACGTCGCCGTCGACGTGCCCAC